A stretch of Oscillospiraceae bacterium DNA encodes these proteins:
- a CDS encoding PBP1A family penicillin-binding protein → MMKTKKQNRHSTLFILKTVWKYLSKIITVSLSVFFTLFIIAVITGVIMASALAIYVKNYIDPTFDIPDLQSNIDLSTTLYYNDRSDPSGIPSWVEMEDEQLHASENRTWVSYDKIPENLINAFIAIEDKRFRTHNGIDYRRTIGAFLELAKGNTSYGGSTITQQLIKNNTGQDQTTIQRKIQEIMQALDLEKRRSKEEIMEMYLNTIYLSQGQYGVQAAADEYFGKDVIDLTLVECAAIASITQYPTKWDPRQNPDNNKERRSVVLDQMLDQDLITQEEYDEAYNAELVLVKKEEHKRNEKIRSYFIDQTITDVINDLMSEKGYSEEMAKHLVYAGGLKIYTTVDPNVQSILEEVYEEENEQFFQLNGNGMEPQSAMVIMDHTNGDIVAMVGGRGEKDLNLGLNRATQSKRQPGSAMKPIAVYAPAIDLGLLTYGSCIDDTPPLYVNNSPWPKNANNTYSGHVSLARAIAYSYNTTAIRSYLQLGDEYVFNNLRDKFHITTLVDEITLDSGKVLTDHTPSLALGGLTYGVTVREMAGAYSVFANRGIYSKPRTYIKVLDKDNNVLLSNEGKQQISVSSDTAAIMTRLLQNVVDYGTGASIDLKNRINVAGKTGSTTDNKDLYFCGYTPYYTAAIWVGYDIPRVLSNTKIATAAWNTVMKKIHEPIIEKSKADGTALKSFDENCSNLVQAQFCIDSGMKPGPNCALDPRGSRTSVGWFSRDNLPTRTCTAHVATRWDVTTGAVAGPGCPDDYCVNISLVRENGRSFNSKLSNVYITDAQYIWRDVPTGYVYPTVPSVPFFSNALPDGINAGFAAEARPKNSYCFEHNDPNIKIEDIIPDAPSDGYEDEVISPDDVLPDNGEGTIPDTGETPDIQPDATDDQVQTPVPDDTQPPSDVDTPEDLPAVPDSVEDPEATPPETTDTPAVDETPSEAQTSSEDSTKTPDVPFPDELPVIDNAQ, encoded by the coding sequence ATGATGAAAACGAAAAAACAAAATCGGCACAGCACCTTATTCATCCTCAAAACGGTGTGGAAATATCTTTCAAAGATAATCACAGTTTCTCTGAGCGTGTTTTTTACACTGTTTATAATTGCCGTAATAACGGGTGTCATAATGGCATCGGCGCTTGCCATATATGTAAAGAATTACATTGACCCCACATTTGATATTCCCGACCTTCAAAGCAATATAGACCTCTCCACCACACTGTATTATAACGACCGCTCTGACCCAAGCGGTATACCAAGCTGGGTGGAGATGGAGGATGAACAGCTTCATGCTTCCGAAAACCGCACATGGGTATCCTACGACAAAATACCCGAAAATCTTATAAATGCCTTTATCGCCATTGAAGACAAGCGCTTCAGAACACACAACGGCATTGATTACCGCCGTACAATCGGTGCGTTTCTCGAGTTGGCAAAGGGAAATACCTCCTACGGTGGTTCAACCATAACTCAACAGCTTATAAAAAACAACACCGGTCAGGACCAAACCACCATACAGCGCAAAATTCAGGAAATAATGCAGGCTCTTGACCTTGAAAAACGCCGTTCCAAAGAAGAAATAATGGAAATGTACCTCAACACCATCTACCTCTCACAAGGTCAGTACGGTGTACAGGCGGCGGCTGATGAATATTTCGGCAAGGATGTCATTGACCTGACCCTTGTTGAATGTGCCGCCATTGCCTCCATAACCCAATATCCCACCAAGTGGGATCCACGACAGAACCCGGACAACAACAAGGAACGCCGCAGCGTAGTCCTTGACCAGATGCTTGACCAGGATCTCATAACGCAGGAAGAATATGACGAGGCCTACAATGCCGAGCTTGTACTGGTAAAGAAAGAAGAACACAAGAGAAACGAAAAGATACGCTCTTATTTCATAGATCAGACCATAACCGATGTGATAAACGACCTGATGAGCGAAAAGGGCTACTCCGAGGAAATGGCAAAGCATCTTGTTTATGCCGGAGGTCTCAAAATTTACACCACTGTTGACCCGAATGTACAGAGTATTCTTGAAGAAGTATACGAAGAGGAAAACGAACAGTTCTTCCAGCTCAACGGCAACGGAATGGAGCCTCAGAGCGCCATGGTTATCATGGATCACACCAACGGCGATATCGTGGCAATGGTAGGCGGACGCGGAGAAAAAGATCTTAATCTGGGTCTCAATCGTGCAACCCAGAGTAAGCGTCAGCCGGGTTCGGCAATGAAGCCGATTGCGGTTTATGCCCCGGCAATCGACCTCGGGCTTCTCACCTATGGTTCCTGCATAGACGACACTCCTCCTCTTTACGTAAACAATTCTCCCTGGCCCAAAAACGCCAATAACACTTACAGCGGACATGTTTCGCTGGCCCGTGCCATTGCATACTCCTACAACACAACCGCCATACGTTCCTATTTACAGCTTGGCGATGAATACGTTTTCAACAATCTGCGTGACAAATTCCACATAACCACGCTGGTGGATGAGATAACACTGGACAGCGGCAAGGTTCTCACTGACCATACTCCGTCACTGGCTCTGGGCGGTCTTACCTATGGTGTCACTGTTCGCGAAATGGCAGGTGCATATTCTGTTTTTGCCAACCGAGGCATTTACTCAAAACCCCGAACCTATATAAAAGTACTGGACAAGGACAACAACGTTCTTCTCTCCAACGAGGGTAAACAGCAGATATCCGTTTCTTCCGACACCGCGGCAATAATGACAAGGCTTTTGCAAAACGTTGTGGATTACGGTACAGGTGCTTCAATCGACCTTAAAAACCGAATCAATGTGGCAGGAAAAACAGGTTCTACAACGGACAACAAGGACCTTTATTTCTGCGGATATACCCCCTACTACACCGCCGCAATTTGGGTGGGCTACGATATTCCCCGCGTGCTTTCCAACACAAAGATTGCCACCGCCGCATGGAACACCGTAATGAAAAAAATACACGAGCCCATTATAGAAAAATCCAAGGCTGATGGAACGGCACTTAAAAGCTTTGATGAGAATTGTTCAAATCTGGTTCAGGCTCAATTCTGTATAGACTCCGGTATGAAGCCGGGTCCCAATTGTGCCCTCGACCCTCGCGGAAGCCGCACATCTGTGGGATGGTTTTCCAGGGACAATCTTCCCACGCGTACCTGTACGGCTCACGTGGCGACACGCTGGGACGTAACAACAGGTGCAGTGGCAGGTCCCGGATGTCCCGATGACTACTGTGTCAATATTTCGCTGGTGCGTGAAAACGGACGTTCTTTCAATTCCAAGCTTTCCAATGTGTATATCACGGATGCTCAGTATATCTGGAGAGATGTTCCGACAGGCTATGTGTACCCCACCGTACCTTCGGTTCCTTTCTTTTCAAATGCACTGCCCGACGGCATAAACGCAGGCTTTGCTGCTGAAGCACGTCCAAAAAACAGCTATTGCTTTGAGCATAACGACCCGAATATAAAAATCGAGGACATCATCCCCGATGCTCCGTCGGACGGATACGAGGACGAAGTGATATCGCCCGATGATGTATTGCCGGATAACGGCGAGGGTACTATACCCGACACGGGCGAAACACCAGATATACAGCCCGACGCAACAGATGACCAAGTTCAGACACCCGTTCCGGATGACACTCAGCCCCCATCGGATGTGGATACTCCGGAGGATTTGCCTGCCGTACCGGACAGTGTCGAAGACCCCGAAGCAACACCGCCCGAAACAACTGACACACCTGCTGTGGACGAAACCCCATCAGAAGCACAGACCTCTTCGGAAGACAGCACAAAAACTCCCGATGTTCCATTTCCCGATGAGCTGCCTGTGATAGACAACGCCCAATAA
- a CDS encoding NAD(P)H nitroreductase: MESFEKLVMNRESCRDFSDRPVEIEKITSILKTALLSPSACNSQPWHFTVATGENAKKTASCTHELGMNKFTDNCPAFIIINEEEAALSARLGGAVKKQEYAQMDIGIAAAHIVLAARDLGLSTCILGWFNEKQLADAVGISHDKRIRLIIALGYAATDELRPKKRKDISDMVTILT; this comes from the coding sequence ATGGAAAGCTTTGAAAAACTGGTTATGAACCGCGAAAGCTGCCGTGATTTTTCCGACAGACCGGTTGAAATTGAAAAAATAACAAGTATTCTTAAAACAGCGCTTCTTTCTCCCTCGGCATGTAACTCACAGCCCTGGCATTTCACTGTTGCAACGGGCGAGAATGCCAAAAAGACGGCATCGTGCACTCATGAATTGGGCATGAATAAATTCACCGATAATTGTCCTGCGTTTATAATAATAAACGAAGAGGAAGCCGCTCTTTCCGCACGACTGGGCGGTGCTGTCAAAAAGCAGGAATATGCACAGATGGATATAGGAATAGCTGCCGCGCATATCGTTCTGGCGGCACGTGATTTAGGTCTTTCAACCTGTATTCTGGGCTGGTTTAACGAAAAACAGCTTGCGGATGCGGTGGGAATATCTCACGATAAGCGAATACGCTTGATAATCGCATTGGGCTATGCCGCAACAGATGAACTGCGCCCCAAAAAGCGCAAGGATATAAGCGACATGGTGACAATACTCACTTAA
- a CDS encoding peptidoglycan hydrolase, whose amino-acid sequence MACIYLSPSGQEFNPFLSGGTEEYYANLIADAIVPYLNASDICYERNRPWMTAQQSADNANVFNFDAYLAIHSNSAPPELSGLLRGCDIYYYPTSASGRRYAQITARYYRTIYPIPSRVNIVPLDTLIELNKTRAPAILVETGYHDNPQDEAWIKANIENIARVLARATAEFVGVPFFTPPPFVRGIVTTDGTGVNIRNAPDSSAAVIGRAANGSILEITCKCGLWYRLQSGGYVNAAYVIPENSTF is encoded by the coding sequence ATGGCTTGTATATATTTGAGTCCGTCCGGTCAGGAGTTTAATCCGTTTTTGAGCGGTGGAACAGAGGAATATTATGCCAATCTGATCGCAGATGCGATTGTTCCTTATCTTAATGCGTCCGATATATGCTATGAGCGTAACAGACCCTGGATGACGGCGCAGCAGTCTGCAGATAATGCCAATGTTTTCAATTTTGACGCATATCTTGCCATCCATTCCAATTCCGCACCGCCCGAGCTTTCGGGTCTTTTGAGAGGGTGTGACATTTACTATTATCCTACAAGTGCTTCGGGTCGAAGATACGCTCAGATAACAGCACGATATTATCGTACAATATACCCCATTCCTTCAAGGGTAAACATTGTACCTCTGGACACGCTCATAGAGCTTAATAAGACACGTGCTCCGGCAATTCTTGTGGAGACGGGCTATCATGATAATCCTCAGGACGAGGCATGGATAAAGGCAAACATTGAGAATATCGCCCGTGTACTTGCTCGTGCGACGGCAGAATTTGTGGGAGTTCCGTTTTTCACACCGCCGCCATTTGTGCGGGGGATTGTTACCACCGATGGCACAGGAGTCAATATACGAAATGCCCCGGATTCTTCGGCGGCTGTTATCGGGCGTGCCGCCAATGGCAGTATTTTGGAAATTACATGCAAATGCGGTCTTTGGTACCGTTTGCAGAGCGGAGGTTATGTCAACGCCGCATATGTTATTCCCGAAAATTCAACATTTTAA
- a CDS encoding delta-lactam-biosynthetic de-N-acetylase, producing MKKFLAAVITVIFISSVFGVSAKSWYTQITKEHARPTVPDEAILKKYDAIALGPDQKKVYLTFDAGYENGNVKRIADILKKNNVRGAFFILSNIVETHPQLIKQLISDGNLVCNHTRKHPDMSAKSEQNFKNELTSMEEYFKGKTGHEIAKFYRPPEGKYTSENLKWAKEMGYKTVFWSVAYHDWDNNKQMPRDKALNILLGRAHNGAVYLLHPTSKTNAEVLDEFIKKLKSEGYEFGLISEME from the coding sequence ATGAAAAAATTTCTTGCAGCCGTAATTACGGTTATTTTTATATCATCAGTATTCGGAGTATCGGCAAAAAGCTGGTACACTCAAATCACCAAAGAACATGCCCGTCCCACAGTGCCGGATGAAGCAATTCTTAAAAAATACGATGCTATTGCGCTGGGGCCCGATCAAAAAAAGGTATATCTTACCTTTGATGCGGGATATGAAAACGGTAATGTAAAACGCATTGCGGATATTTTGAAAAAAAATAATGTTCGCGGCGCATTTTTTATTCTGTCCAACATTGTCGAAACTCATCCCCAGCTGATAAAACAGCTGATTTCTGACGGTAATCTTGTTTGCAACCACACAAGAAAACATCCTGATATGTCGGCTAAAAGTGAACAGAATTTCAAAAATGAGCTCACTTCAATGGAGGAGTATTTCAAGGGCAAAACCGGTCACGAAATAGCAAAATTTTATCGTCCGCCGGAAGGAAAATATACGTCGGAAAATCTCAAATGGGCAAAAGAAATGGGTTACAAAACGGTTTTTTGGTCGGTGGCATATCATGACTGGGACAACAACAAGCAAATGCCACGGGACAAAGCGCTGAACATTCTTCTCGGGCGTGCACACAACGGTGCGGTGTATCTGCTTCATCCTACCTCAAAAACCAATGCCGAGGTACTGGATGAATTCATAAAAAAGCTGAAATCCGAAGGGTATGAATTCGGGCTTATAAGCGAGATGGAGTGA
- a CDS encoding DNA polymerase III subunit alpha, giving the protein MSDFVHLHLHTEYSLLDGACRINKMFERINEYGQSAVAITDHGAMFGAVEFYRAAKAAGVKPIIGCEVYMAERSMHDKQFEHDKENYHLVLLCKNETGYKNLCRLVSAAYVEGFYSKPRIDMELLKNNCEGLIALSACLAGRIPQYLLNGMYDEALKYTLEMKRIFGRENFYLELQNHGYKEQMQVNTLLAKLAKDADAELVATNDVHYLDKQDAQSQAVLMCIQTNSLITEGRPIGFETDEFYLKSTDEMKALFSSYENAIENTVKIADMCNFDFDFSQTFLPAFEIPKGFTSRSYLEKLIFEGLERRGFSDNEKYISRINHEMDIVSRMGYCEYFLIVNDFVSFAKESGIFVGPGRGSGAGSLCAYCLGITDIDPMRYDLLFERFLNPERVSMPDFDIDFCYERRHEVIEYVSRKYGADHVTQIVTFSTMAARAVIRDVGRALGMPYSEVDPVAKKIPRTIGMSIDTALEAVPELREMYLSSPDIARLINISKTLEGMPRNLSIHAAGVVITDRPTQEYVPLCTGNDDVIITQYPMNTLADLGLLKIDFLGLRYLTILKDTQNMIRRRVPDFDIHNIPENDPKTFEMLSKGHTVGIFQLESGGMRNLIMSMKPRCLEDIIAAISLYRPGPMDSIPKYLENRKKDKITYTTPLLEDILSVTHGCIVYQEQVMQIFRKLAGYSFGRADIVRRAMAKKKLDVMQNERQTFLYGKEGECPGALANGVTKEAAERIFDDMAEFAKYAFSKSHAAPYSLIAYQTAYLKCHYPHEYMAAMLTAQLEQTEKMPLYINECRRMGIQVLPPDINESDTVFTVQDGNIRFGLLAVKNVGLSFLRDILTQRGIQPFVSLEDFIIRMSPYSPNKRMIESLIRCGAFDCFGFFRTQLMAVYDMALESMAQINRANVAGQLDLFSQPQNKQSGGMLSIKYPDLKEYIYSEKLLMEKEATGLYLSGNPLYEYTDEASRRRTVCISDIHDALENGRGAYGDGSVVTLLGIISDKKQKILKNNTQMFFLTLEDLTGSAEVIVFPKTAQTYSHNIVKDSVVLITGEVSPKDDELKILARTIIPAEKNKNGYDENAVLSVQNQASQKKYGNKKLFLRIPSRDSSEFRRTKALLEIFDGQCETVFYCADTQSAFQIKELLCYPSDFVISQLKELLGEKNVILK; this is encoded by the coding sequence ATGTCGGATTTCGTGCATCTGCATCTTCACACCGAATACAGTCTCCTTGACGGAGCTTGCCGTATAAACAAAATGTTCGAAAGAATAAATGAATACGGTCAGTCTGCCGTCGCCATAACCGACCACGGTGCCATGTTCGGCGCGGTGGAATTTTACCGTGCCGCAAAAGCGGCAGGCGTAAAGCCCATTATCGGATGCGAAGTATATATGGCAGAGCGCTCTATGCATGATAAGCAGTTTGAGCATGACAAAGAAAACTATCATCTGGTTCTTTTATGCAAAAACGAAACAGGCTATAAAAATCTGTGCAGGCTTGTTTCCGCCGCATATGTGGAAGGATTTTATTCAAAGCCACGTATAGACATGGAGCTTCTTAAAAACAACTGTGAAGGGCTTATCGCCCTTTCCGCCTGCCTTGCCGGCAGAATACCGCAGTATCTTCTGAACGGTATGTACGATGAAGCGTTAAAATATACCCTTGAAATGAAACGCATATTCGGCAGAGAGAATTTTTATCTTGAGCTGCAAAACCACGGCTACAAAGAGCAGATGCAGGTCAACACACTTCTTGCGAAGCTGGCAAAGGACGCGGATGCAGAGCTTGTTGCAACCAACGATGTGCATTATCTTGACAAGCAGGATGCCCAGAGCCAGGCGGTTCTGATGTGCATACAGACAAACTCTCTTATCACCGAGGGACGTCCCATAGGCTTTGAAACGGATGAATTCTATTTAAAGAGCACCGACGAAATGAAAGCTCTTTTCAGCTCATATGAAAATGCGATCGAAAACACCGTAAAAATTGCTGATATGTGCAATTTTGACTTTGATTTTTCACAAACATTTCTTCCTGCCTTTGAAATTCCCAAAGGCTTTACCTCCAGAAGCTATCTTGAAAAGCTGATATTTGAAGGGCTTGAAAGACGGGGGTTTTCAGATAATGAAAAGTACATCAGCCGTATAAATCACGAAATGGATATAGTTTCCCGAATGGGCTACTGCGAATATTTTCTCATTGTAAACGATTTTGTGTCCTTCGCAAAGGAAAGCGGTATATTTGTCGGCCCCGGAAGAGGCTCGGGTGCCGGAAGTCTGTGTGCATATTGTCTGGGTATAACCGATATAGACCCAATGCGATACGACCTGTTATTTGAGCGTTTTCTCAATCCGGAGCGTGTAAGCATGCCCGACTTTGATATAGATTTTTGTTATGAACGCCGTCACGAGGTCATAGAATATGTATCAAGAAAGTACGGTGCGGACCACGTAACCCAGATAGTCACCTTTTCAACCATGGCGGCACGCGCCGTTATACGCGATGTCGGCCGTGCACTTGGTATGCCCTATTCCGAGGTTGACCCCGTCGCCAAAAAAATCCCCCGCACTATCGGCATGAGTATTGATACGGCGCTTGAGGCAGTGCCGGAATTGCGTGAAATGTACCTGTCCTCACCCGATATCGCAAGGCTCATAAATATATCCAAAACCCTTGAGGGTATGCCGAGAAACCTTTCCATTCATGCGGCAGGAGTGGTTATAACCGACCGTCCCACGCAGGAATATGTTCCGCTGTGCACGGGAAATGACGATGTTATTATCACCCAGTACCCAATGAATACTTTGGCAGATTTGGGACTTCTTAAAATAGACTTTCTGGGTCTGCGCTATCTCACCATACTCAAGGACACCCAGAACATGATACGCCGCCGTGTGCCGGATTTTGATATACACAACATACCCGAAAATGACCCGAAAACCTTTGAAATGCTTTCAAAGGGTCACACGGTGGGTATATTTCAGCTTGAATCTGGCGGTATGCGTAATCTTATCATGTCCATGAAGCCACGGTGCCTTGAAGATATTATTGCCGCAATCTCTCTCTACCGACCCGGTCCCATGGATTCAATACCCAAATATCTGGAAAACCGCAAAAAAGATAAAATCACTTATACCACTCCCCTGCTGGAGGATATTCTTTCCGTTACCCACGGATGCATAGTATACCAGGAGCAGGTAATGCAGATATTCAGAAAGCTTGCGGGCTATTCATTCGGCAGAGCAGACATTGTACGTCGCGCCATGGCTAAAAAGAAGCTGGATGTAATGCAAAACGAGCGTCAGACATTTCTGTACGGAAAAGAGGGTGAATGTCCCGGTGCTCTTGCAAACGGTGTAACAAAAGAAGCGGCGGAAAGAATATTTGACGACATGGCAGAGTTTGCAAAATACGCATTCAGCAAATCTCATGCCGCACCGTACAGTCTTATCGCTTATCAGACGGCATATCTCAAATGCCATTATCCCCATGAATACATGGCGGCAATGCTGACCGCACAGCTGGAGCAAACTGAAAAAATGCCGCTTTACATCAACGAATGCCGCAGAATGGGAATACAGGTTTTGCCCCCCGATATAAACGAAAGCGACACGGTATTTACGGTACAGGACGGGAATATACGTTTCGGGCTTCTGGCAGTGAAAAATGTAGGGCTCAGTTTTCTGAGGGATATACTGACTCAGCGCGGAATACAGCCATTTGTTTCACTGGAGGATTTTATTATCCGCATGAGCCCATATTCCCCCAACAAACGCATGATAGAAAGTCTTATACGCTGCGGAGCATTTGACTGTTTTGGTTTCTTCCGCACACAGCTGATGGCAGTATACGACATGGCACTGGAAAGCATGGCTCAGATAAACCGCGCCAACGTAGCAGGACAGCTTGACCTTTTTTCGCAGCCCCAGAACAAGCAAAGCGGCGGCATGCTTTCAATAAAATATCCCGACCTCAAAGAATATATATACAGCGAAAAACTGCTTATGGAAAAAGAGGCTACCGGACTTTATCTGTCCGGCAACCCCTTGTATGAATACACAGATGAGGCTTCACGCAGAAGAACGGTGTGTATTTCCGATATTCACGACGCACTCGAAAACGGCAGAGGCGCCTACGGCGACGGAAGCGTTGTTACGCTTTTGGGAATAATAAGTGACAAAAAACAAAAAATACTTAAAAACAACACTCAGATGTTCTTTTTGACCTTAGAAGATCTCACCGGCTCTGCCGAAGTAATTGTTTTCCCGAAAACGGCTCAGACATATTCTCATAATATAGTCAAGGACAGTGTAGTTTTAATTACCGGCGAGGTTTCCCCAAAAGATGACGAGTTAAAAATACTGGCGCGCACGATAATTCCCGCCGAGAAAAACAAAAACGGCTACGATGAAAATGCAGTGCTGTCTGTGCAAAACCAAGCTTCTCAAAAGAAATACGGTAATAAAAAGCTGTTTTTACGAATCCCATCACGGGACAGCAGTGAATTCAGACGTACCAAAGCCTTGCTTGAAATATTTGACGGACAGTGTGAGACGGTATTTTACTGTGCCGACACACAAAGCGCTTTCCAGATAAAGGAGCTTTTGTGCTATCCGTCCGACTTTGTTATTTCACAATTAAAGGAACTTCTTGGAGAAAAGAACGTCATATTGAAATAA
- a CDS encoding chitooligosaccharide deacetylase — MRAYKRDGVRHKVKKIFILTLTVFFLAINAIATPEIYANNSAASKKIALTFDDGPHPTHTEEILDILKEYNVKATFFIVGVNAERYPSIVKRTFDEGHELGNHTYNHVFINRVSDEEVLKEIRMTDEVIKRITGTTPVIFRPPGGAYNDSKVEVISSAGHKCILWSWWQDTRDWSCPAVDKVVSTVMNNLHDGDIVLFHDFNSGNTPTAAALKIIIPQLIEKGYEFVSVSELIDTV, encoded by the coding sequence ATTCGGGCTTATAAGCGAGATGGAGTGAGGCACAAGGTGAAAAAAATCTTTATACTGACACTTACTGTTTTCTTTCTTGCAATAAATGCCATTGCCACTCCCGAGATATATGCCAACAACTCTGCCGCTTCAAAAAAAATAGCACTCACCTTTGATGACGGTCCACATCCTACCCACACCGAGGAAATACTCGACATTCTCAAAGAGTATAATGTAAAAGCAACTTTTTTCATTGTCGGTGTAAACGCCGAACGCTATCCGTCCATCGTAAAGCGCACCTTTGACGAAGGTCACGAGCTGGGAAACCACACCTATAACCATGTTTTTATCAACCGTGTTTCGGATGAAGAGGTGCTGAAGGAAATACGAATGACAGACGAGGTCATAAAGCGCATAACAGGAACTACACCTGTCATATTCCGTCCGCCGGGCGGAGCATACAACGACAGCAAGGTGGAGGTTATTTCCTCTGCCGGTCACAAGTGCATTCTGTGGTCCTGGTGGCAGGACACACGGGATTGGTCCTGTCCCGCAGTCGATAAGGTGGTGTCTACCGTTATGAACAATCTGCACGACGGCGACATAGTTCTTTTTCACGATTTCAACAGCGGAAATACTCCTACTGCCGCGGCACTGAAAATAATAATACCTCAGCTTATCGAAAAAGGGTACGAATTTGTAAGTGTGTCGGAGCTCATTGATACAGTGTAA